A single Diceros bicornis minor isolate mBicDic1 chromosome 7, mDicBic1.mat.cur, whole genome shotgun sequence DNA region contains:
- the LOC131407862 gene encoding olfactory receptor 8G1-like: MAAGNHSTVTEFILAGLTEQPELQLPLFLLFLGIYVVTVVGNLGMITLIGLSSPLHTPMYYFLSSLSFIDLCHSTVITPKMLVNFVTEKNIISYPECMTQLYFFLVFAISECYMLAAMAYDRYVAICSPLLYNVIMSHQACFSLILGVYIIGLICAFAHTGCMFRIPFCKFDLINHYFCDILPLLKLSCSSTHVNELLILIFTVINIFVPSLTILSSYIFIIASILRIRSTEGRSKAFSTCSSHMLAVVVFFGSLALTYLQPSSVTFMNEGKVSSVFYTIVVPMLNPLIYSLRNKDVNIALKKMLEKRIFL; this comes from the coding sequence ATGGCAGCAGGAAATCATTCCACAGTGACAGAGTTCATCCTCGCTGGGCTAACAGAACAGCCAGAACTCcagctgcccctcttcctcctcttcctgggaaTCTATGTGGTCACAGTGGTGGGGAACCTGGGCATGATCACACTGATTGGGCTCAGCTCTCCCctgcacacccccatgtactatTTCCTCAGCAGCTTGTCCTTCATTGATCTCTGCCATTCCACGGTCATTACCCCCAAAATGCTGGTGAACTTTGTGACAGAGAAGAACATCATCTCCTACCCTGAATGCATGACTCAGCTCTATTTCTTCCTTGTGTTTGCTATCTCAGAGTGTTACATGTTAGCTGCAATGGCATATGATCGTTATGTTGCCATCTGTAGCCCCTTGCTTTATAATGTCATCATGTCTCATCAGGCCTGTTTCTCTCTAATTTTAGGAGTGTATATTATAGGCCTGATTTGTGCATTTGCTCATACAGGCTGCATGTTTAGGATTCCTTTCTGCAAATTTGACTTGATCAACCATTATTTCTGTGATATCCTTCCCCTCCTAAAGCTTTCTTGCTCGAGTACACATGTCAACGAACTGCTGATTCTAATCTTTACTGTAATTAATATCTTTGTCCCCAGCTTGACCATTCTTAGCTCCTACATCTTCATCATTGCCAGCATCCTCCGCATTCGCTCCACTGAGGGCAGGTCCAAAGCTTTCAGCACTTGCAGCTCCCACATGTTGGCTGTTGTGGTCTTTTTTGGTTCTTTAGCACTCACGTACTTGCAGCCATCATCAGTCACCTTCATGAACGAAGGAAAAGTGTCCTCTGTGTTTTATACTATTGTTGTACCCATGCTGAACCCCCTGATCTACAGCCTGAGGAATAAGGATGTCAATATTGCCCTGAAGAAAATGCtagagaaaagaatattcttgTGA
- the LOC131407863 gene encoding putative olfactory receptor 8G3, protein MDSGNHSTVTEFILAGLTERAELQLPLFLLFLGIYVVTVVGNLGMITLIGLSSPLHTPMYYFLSSLSFIDLCQSTVITPKMLVNFVTEKNIISYPECITQLYFFLIFAIAECHMLAAMAYDRYVAICNPLLYNVIMSNHICFWLMVGVSVLGVIGSTIHTGFMLRLFFCKTKVVNHYFCDLFPLLELSCSSIYINELLVLVLSAFNILTPALTILASYIFILSSILRIRSTEGRSKAFSTCSSHISAVAVFFGSAAFMYLQPSSVSSMDQGKVSSVFYTIIVPMLNPLIYSVRNKDVKFALKKILHSRKCS, encoded by the coding sequence ATGGACTCCGGAAATCATTCCACAGTGACTGAGTTCATCCTCGCTGGGCTAACGGAACGTGCTGAACTCCAACTAccactctttctcctctttctagGAATCTATGTGGTCACGGTGGTGGGGAACCTGGGCATGATCACACTGATTGGGCTCAGTTCTCCCctgcacacccccatgtactatTTCCTCAGCAGCTTGTCCTTCATTGATCTCTGCCAGTCCACTGTCATTACCCCCAAAATGCTGGTGAACTTTGTGACAGAGAAGAACATCATTTCCTACCCTGAATGCATAACTCAGCtctatttcttcctcatttttgctATTGCAGAGTGTCACATGTTGGCTGCAATGGCATACGACCGCTATGTTGCCATCTGTAACCCCTTGCTTTACAACGTCATCATGTCTAACCACATCTGCTTCTGGCTCATGGTAGGAGTTTCTGTTTTGGGCGTCATTGGATCCACTATCCATACTGGCTTTATGTTGAGACTCTTTTTTTGCAAGACCAAAGTGGTTAACCACTATTTCTGTGATCTCTTTCCACTGCTGGAGCTATCCTGTTCTAGCATCTACATCAATGAATTATTGGTTCTAGTCTTGAGTGCATTTAACATACTGACTCCTGCCTTAACTATCCTTGCCTCCTATATCTTCATCCTCTCCAGCATCCTCCGCATTCGCTCCACTGAGGGAAGGTCCAAAGCCTTCAGCACGTGCAGTTCCCACATCTCAGCTGTTGCTGTTTTCTTTGGATCTGCAGCATTCATGTACCTGCAGCCATCATCTGTGAGCTCCATGGACCAAGGGAAAGTGTCCTCTGTGTTTTATACCATCATTGTGCCCATGCTGAACCCCCTGATCTACAGTGTGCGGAATAAGGATGTCAAATTTGCCCTGAAGAAAATTCTACACAGTAGAAAATGTTCATGA